One genomic segment of Candidatus Bathyarchaeia archaeon includes these proteins:
- a CDS encoding TaqI-like C-terminal specificity domain-containing protein yields MNYSKLYDEEFKKRYGAYDTPSYIVDLMIRLTKIKNFSGLKVLEPACGLAPFSYAISRIKGKWDDIIGVEVDPDIASIVKQRYPEFNVRVGDYLLTDFQEKFDLVIGNPPYGIIGSESHYAISVFKQNKEIYKERFETWFGKYNIYGLFIEKGIKDLKEDGILCFIIPATWMILDEFKKLREFLAYSGRLEVYYLGKGIFEGLNVTTVILIVRRGRKGLELYDASDGQITLNYSKNEYSGEIITFKTKLTEDLENKSCAKLGDLFEIKISPRSPEIKSTQFLLREKVNGAIPLLNGKNLTRNGIDYETCYSGYYIKPEDIGRLRKFFLKDRVVVGHTKGGKLIAAIDHKHYAWTGDVYHLIPKIGLYNWLSTKSFSLEELNHILNSKIMDCYMKDKYREITPHTTKTQLNLLPLMSLDELKALEKSL; encoded by the coding sequence ATGAATTATAGTAAACTTTATGATGAAGAGTTTAAGAAAAGATATGGGGCTTATGATACACCATCATATATTGTAGATTTAATGATTAGGCTTACTAAAATTAAGAATTTTAGTGGACTAAAGGTTCTTGAACCCGCCTGTGGTTTAGCCCCATTCTCTTATGCTATAAGCAGAATTAAGGGGAAATGGGATGATATCATTGGTGTTGAGGTGGATCCGGACATAGCAAGTATTGTTAAGCAACGATATCCCGAGTTTAATGTTAGGGTTGGCGATTACCTTTTAACAGATTTCCAAGAAAAGTTTGATTTGGTAATAGGTAATCCGCCTTACGGTATTATTGGGAGCGAATCTCATTACGCGATCTCAGTTTTTAAACAGAATAAGGAGATTTATAAGGAAAGATTTGAGACGTGGTTTGGGAAATACAATATTTACGGTTTGTTTATTGAGAAGGGTATAAAAGATCTCAAGGAAGATGGGATCCTATGCTTCATTATTCCCGCAACATGGATGATACTAGATGAATTTAAAAAGCTGAGAGAATTTCTAGCATACTCTGGTAGATTAGAAGTATATTATTTGGGTAAAGGAATTTTTGAAGGATTAAACGTTACAACGGTCATTCTCATAGTTAGGAGAGGTAGAAAGGGCTTAGAACTTTATGACGCGAGCGATGGGCAAATAACATTAAATTATTCGAAGAATGAGTATAGTGGCGAAATAATAACCTTTAAAACTAAGTTAACAGAGGACTTAGAGAATAAATCATGCGCTAAACTTGGGGATTTATTTGAAATCAAAATTTCGCCCCGCTCTCCAGAAATAAAATCAACACAATTCTTACTTAGAGAAAAAGTGAATGGTGCAATTCCTTTATTGAATGGGAAGAATCTAACTAGGAATGGAATAGATTATGAAACCTGCTATTCAGGCTATTACATTAAGCCAGAAGATATTGGGAGATTAAGAAAGTTCTTCCTAAAAGATAGGGTTGTGGTTGGACATACAAAAGGCGGTAAACTTATCGCGGCAATAGACCACAAACATTATGCTTGGACTGGGGACGTTTATCACCTAATACCTAAAATCGGGTTATACAACTGGTTATCCACGAAATCTTTCTCACTAGAGGAACTAAACCATATATTAAATTCTAAAATAATGGATTGCTACATGAAAGATAAATACAGGGAGATAACACCGCATACAACAAAAACACAGCTCAATCTTCTTCCACTCATGTCATTAGATGAACTAAAAGCGTTAGAGAAGAGTCTTTAA
- a CDS encoding TaqI family restriction endonuclease, protein MFWGCTDEFVRIGFRARLYRTWTSLLTQFHFMYLWNSLFDEKVEANADLNMRGIDRRVCVKDNIFNLQVKKLATGKRLEEEYLKVK, encoded by the coding sequence ATATTTTGGGGATGCACAGATGAATTCGTTAGAATAGGTTTCAGAGCAAGATTATATAGAACATGGACTTCGCTTTTAACGCAATTTCATTTTATGTATCTATGGAATAGCCTATTTGATGAGAAGGTTGAGGCAAATGCAGATCTAAATATGAGAGGTATTGATAGAAGAGTTTGTGTTAAGGATAATATTTTTAATCTCCAGGTTAAAAAGTTAGCTACAGGAAAGAGGCTGGAAGAAGAATATTTGAAAGTAAAATAA
- the alaS gene encoding alanine--tRNA ligase, translating to MHFSEEEYRLPFFLENGYVRRRCPRCGEYFWTLNQDQILCGESNTYGCADYTFIGNSPVNRAYTLAEMREAFLSFFEERGHRRIKPYPVVARWRDDLYFTNASIIDFQPYVTEGIIPPPANPLVISQPCIRFPDLENVGPTFGRHLTIFEMGGHHAFNYPDKEVYWKDETVRYHHEFVTKVLGVKPEYVIYKEGIWSGGGNAGPDVESIICGLEVATLVFMKYKVVGEEFIELPIRTVDTGYGIERFTWLSRGSVSCFHAVYNDLLDKIMRMAGISSVDGNLLMKFARFSGLISISKTASRRENWRRIASKIDMDVNELQRIINPIVDVFTIADHTKCLAFMLAEGVVPSNVEEGYLTRLLIRRTYRLLRNFNIENLIPDIIEMQIEYWSRDFPHLKEMRDEILNLLNIEIEKYEQTLKRGRDLVKRVLRDIRARGESEVPVSKLVELYDSHGLTPEVVGEIAASEGFTINIPEGFYSFVAEKHISSSRIAFKMAEEITDLNIDISGLPETKPLYYENPYIREFTAKVLMVSGNRVVLDKTAFYPEGGGQPADHGFLEFDGVKARVYDVRKASGNIIVHFIEGVVPRENSEVRGVIDWDRRIGLMRHHTATHLIMGAARRVLGEHVWQAGAQKDVEQSRLDITHPKRLTGEEINRIEALANEAAMRNMPVEIFWMPREEAERIYGFRLYQGGVVPGREIRVVKTGDWEVEACGGTHCKSTGEVGLIKIVRTERIQDGVERIIFSTGLPALKRTQDFEARVSKVAELLEVPVEKVDVTLERVINEWRSLRRERERLMEKIAKVIAEKYILSAKDINGVKLISHVVSAQEADMDLLIKISNEIVELNPKAITVFICVDRDARAVIRVGEEALKIGVNAAEVAGKIGLILGGGGSGKPDFAQAGGVRVEDAPKALEEAKLIIYRTITGD from the coding sequence ATGCATTTCAGCGAGGAGGAGTATAGGCTACCCTTCTTCCTTGAAAACGGCTATGTTAGAAGGCGCTGTCCACGTTGCGGAGAATATTTTTGGACGCTTAATCAGGATCAAATTCTTTGCGGCGAATCGAACACCTATGGTTGCGCTGATTACACATTTATTGGGAATTCGCCAGTTAATAGAGCCTACACTCTCGCCGAGATGCGTGAAGCCTTCTTATCATTCTTTGAGGAGAGGGGTCATAGGCGCATTAAACCCTACCCTGTTGTTGCTAGATGGAGAGATGACTTATACTTCACTAACGCTAGCATAATAGACTTCCAACCGTATGTTACTGAGGGTATTATCCCGCCGCCAGCAAACCCGCTAGTTATAAGTCAGCCATGTATTAGATTCCCAGATCTAGAGAATGTTGGACCCACATTCGGTAGGCACCTAACAATATTTGAGATGGGCGGGCATCATGCCTTTAATTATCCGGATAAAGAAGTTTACTGGAAGGATGAAACTGTTCGTTATCATCACGAGTTTGTAACTAAAGTTCTTGGCGTTAAACCTGAATATGTTATTTATAAGGAGGGTATTTGGTCAGGAGGCGGAAATGCTGGTCCAGATGTTGAGAGTATTATCTGCGGATTAGAGGTTGCAACTCTAGTATTCATGAAGTATAAGGTTGTCGGCGAAGAGTTTATTGAGCTACCAATTAGAACTGTTGATACTGGATATGGAATTGAACGCTTCACATGGCTATCACGCGGCTCAGTCAGCTGCTTCCATGCAGTCTATAATGATTTACTGGATAAAATTATGAGGATGGCTGGAATAAGCAGTGTTGATGGGAATCTATTGATGAAGTTTGCAAGATTCTCCGGTTTAATAAGTATATCTAAGACTGCTAGCAGACGCGAGAACTGGAGGCGCATAGCCTCTAAAATCGATATGGATGTTAATGAGCTCCAACGTATTATTAATCCAATAGTTGATGTCTTCACGATAGCTGATCATACGAAGTGCTTGGCTTTTATGCTTGCTGAAGGGGTTGTTCCATCAAACGTTGAGGAGGGCTATTTAACAAGGCTTCTAATCAGGAGAACATATAGGTTACTGAGGAACTTTAACATAGAAAATCTCATACCTGACATTATTGAAATGCAGATAGAATATTGGTCTAGGGATTTCCCTCATCTGAAAGAGATGCGGGATGAAATCCTAAATCTACTGAATATTGAGATTGAAAAGTATGAGCAGACCCTTAAGAGGGGCAGAGACCTTGTTAAGCGGGTTCTCCGTGATATAAGGGCTAGGGGCGAGAGCGAAGTTCCAGTCAGCAAACTCGTTGAACTATATGATTCACATGGTTTAACACCTGAAGTTGTAGGTGAGATTGCTGCCTCAGAGGGCTTCACAATTAACATTCCAGAGGGCTTCTATAGTTTTGTTGCTGAGAAACATATATCCTCATCTAGAATAGCATTTAAAATGGCTGAGGAGATCACGGATCTTAACATAGATATCTCCGGGCTTCCTGAAACCAAACCATTATATTACGAGAATCCTTATATTAGGGAGTTTACGGCCAAAGTTCTTATGGTTTCTGGAAACCGCGTGGTTCTTGATAAAACAGCATTCTATCCGGAGGGTGGAGGTCAACCAGCCGACCACGGTTTCTTAGAATTTGATGGTGTAAAGGCTAGAGTTTACGATGTTCGCAAGGCTAGTGGAAACATAATAGTCCACTTTATTGAGGGTGTTGTTCCAAGGGAGAATAGTGAGGTTAGGGGCGTAATAGACTGGGATAGGCGTATAGGCTTAATGCGCCATCATACGGCTACACATTTGATTATGGGCGCAGCTAGAAGGGTTCTAGGAGAACATGTTTGGCAGGCTGGTGCTCAAAAAGATGTTGAGCAGTCTAGGCTTGATATAACTCATCCTAAAAGGCTTACTGGAGAGGAAATTAACCGCATAGAGGCTTTAGCCAATGAGGCTGCCATGCGGAATATGCCCGTTGAAATCTTCTGGATGCCTAGAGAGGAGGCTGAGCGAATATATGGATTCAGGCTGTATCAGGGCGGCGTTGTGCCGGGTAGGGAGATTAGGGTTGTTAAGACTGGAGATTGGGAGGTTGAGGCATGCGGTGGGACTCACTGTAAGTCAACTGGCGAGGTCGGGTTAATAAAAATTGTTCGGACCGAGAGGATTCAGGATGGTGTTGAGCGAATAATATTTAGCACTGGACTACCTGCTCTTAAGAGAACGCAGGATTTTGAGGCTAGGGTTTCTAAGGTTGCGGAGCTTCTTGAGGTTCCAGTTGAGAAGGTTGATGTAACGCTTGAGAGGGTTATTAATGAATGGAGGAGTTTGAGGCGTGAGAGAGAGCGATTAATGGAGAAGATAGCTAAAGTCATAGCTGAGAAGTATATCTTGTCTGCCAAAGATATTAATGGAGTTAAACTTATATCACATGTGGTCAGCGCTCAAGAAGCTGACATGGACTTGCTGATTAAAATCTCGAATGAGATTGTTGAATTAAACCCAAAGGCAATTACGGTCTTCATATGTGTTGATAGGGATGCTAGGGCTGTTATTAGGGTAGGTGAGGAAGCATTAAAGATAGGTGTTAACGCCGCTGAAGTAGCTGGCAAAATAGGTTTGATCTTAGGTGGAGGTGGAAGTGGAAAACCCGATTTCGCTCAGGCTGGCGGGGTTAGGGTTGAGGATGCACCTAAAGCTTTAGAGGAAGCTAAACTAATTATATATAGAACTATCACTGGAGATTAG
- the leuS gene encoding leucine--tRNA ligase gives MSSQLIDWKSIEEKWRKKWEEARLFEADPDPKRKKCFVTFPYPYMNGPLHIGHGFTATRVDIYARFMRMRGYNTLFPWAWHWTGEPIVGASLRLKMGDKDLIRALKEIDGVPDEELEKFVDPVYMASYYTRESREIVKRIGFSVDWRREFHTTSYEPTYSKFIEWQYETLRDMGFVTRGTHPVVWCPNCQSPTGDHDRLEGEGVFPEEYTLIKFIFGDGYLPAATFRPETIFGVTNMFVNPDVIYVEAMVDGEKWIISREAAFKLSEQLRNVKVLREFKGSELIGKYFKEPLSGRDLPILPGWFVNPDSATGVVYSVPAHAPADWIALKDLMEKPDLLERFGVPVEVVKGIRPISLISIEGFGDYPAIEIIEQMGVKDQFDPKVDEATSIIYRKEFHIGVLKPICGKYAGKIVRDVKTQIIEDFKRMNIADSMYDLPQRVVCRCATKCIVKILSDQWFLRYSDLEWKRLAHEAIDSAKIFPESARVYFHDKIDWLRDWACARRTGLGTPLPWSPEWIVETLSDSTIYMAFYTIVKHIKQYNISPKQLIREVFDYVFLGKGDPELVSEKSGIPPNLLQEMRSEFLYWYPVDLRVSAKELVPNHLSFFIFQHVALFPRDLWPKAIGVNGVLTIEGQKMSKSKGNFLTLRSVVDKFGADVVRLTLALGAEDMDDPDWREENARSIDARLRSLYAFINQVASLSGEDKIMSIDRWLLSILQSRIKAVTDAIEILKTRTAAEIALYEVWNDIRWYLRRRGSPNPMILKEAANIWIRLLAPFAPFLCEELWSIMGNNGFVSTAEWPIYDEAKSDVKAEEIETLIKNLINDTLNILRVTGISPKRIHYYVAAKWKWKAYIKLLEVAVSKKIDMREAMRVLMSDPELKDMAKSLAPLASRLIEEFNAIPEERKRRLIKVGLIDEMAEISEAKEFLGKEFNAEIIVCREDDPQKYDPRGKAQQAQPYKPAIYIE, from the coding sequence ATGTCTTCCCAGTTAATTGATTGGAAATCTATTGAGGAGAAGTGGCGGAAAAAGTGGGAGGAAGCCCGCTTATTCGAGGCTGATCCGGATCCAAAGCGTAAAAAGTGTTTCGTTACCTTCCCATACCCATATATGAATGGTCCACTTCATATTGGGCATGGCTTCACAGCTACCAGAGTTGATATCTACGCGCGCTTCATGAGGATGAGGGGCTATAATACGCTTTTTCCATGGGCTTGGCATTGGACTGGAGAGCCAATTGTTGGCGCATCTTTAAGGCTTAAAATGGGCGATAAGGATCTTATAAGAGCTCTTAAGGAGATAGATGGTGTTCCAGATGAGGAGTTGGAGAAATTTGTTGATCCAGTATATATGGCAAGCTATTATACGCGTGAGAGTAGAGAAATTGTTAAGAGAATCGGTTTCTCAGTAGACTGGCGTAGAGAATTCCATACAACCAGCTATGAGCCAACATATAGCAAATTCATTGAATGGCAATATGAAACGTTAAGGGATATGGGTTTCGTCACTAGGGGTACACATCCAGTAGTTTGGTGTCCAAATTGCCAAAGCCCAACTGGCGATCATGATAGGCTTGAGGGTGAGGGAGTTTTTCCAGAGGAATATACGCTTATAAAATTCATTTTTGGAGATGGGTACTTACCAGCAGCGACGTTTAGACCCGAAACAATATTTGGAGTAACAAACATGTTCGTAAACCCTGATGTAATATATGTTGAAGCCATGGTTGATGGGGAAAAATGGATTATCAGTAGGGAGGCAGCGTTCAAACTCTCTGAGCAACTCAGAAATGTTAAGGTTTTGAGAGAGTTTAAGGGCTCGGAGCTTATTGGCAAATACTTTAAGGAGCCCCTAAGCGGAAGGGATCTTCCAATACTTCCAGGATGGTTTGTTAACCCAGACTCTGCAACAGGCGTCGTTTATAGTGTCCCAGCCCATGCGCCAGCCGATTGGATAGCTCTAAAAGACCTAATGGAGAAGCCTGATCTCCTAGAAAGGTTCGGCGTTCCAGTTGAAGTGGTTAAAGGGATTAGGCCTATATCGCTCATAAGTATTGAGGGCTTCGGTGATTATCCAGCGATAGAAATCATTGAGCAGATGGGCGTTAAGGATCAATTTGACCCAAAAGTTGATGAGGCCACCTCAATTATATATCGTAAGGAGTTCCATATAGGTGTTCTAAAGCCAATATGCGGTAAATATGCTGGTAAGATTGTTAGGGATGTTAAAACGCAGATAATAGAGGACTTTAAGAGGATGAATATAGCGGACTCCATGTATGATCTACCACAGAGAGTTGTATGCAGGTGTGCAACAAAATGTATTGTTAAAATACTTTCGGATCAATGGTTCCTACGCTACTCCGACCTAGAATGGAAGCGTTTAGCACATGAGGCAATAGACTCCGCAAAAATATTCCCTGAAAGCGCTAGAGTTTACTTCCATGATAAGATCGATTGGCTTAGGGATTGGGCATGCGCCAGAAGAACAGGTTTAGGGACACCGTTACCTTGGAGCCCGGAATGGATAGTTGAGACATTAAGCGACTCAACAATATACATGGCGTTTTATACAATAGTGAAGCATATTAAACAATATAATATTAGTCCAAAACAATTAATCAGGGAAGTATTTGACTATGTCTTCCTTGGTAAGGGCGACCCGGAACTTGTCTCAGAGAAGTCAGGTATACCGCCCAATTTACTCCAGGAAATGCGCAGCGAGTTCCTATATTGGTATCCAGTTGACTTAAGGGTTTCAGCTAAGGAGCTTGTTCCAAACCATCTATCATTCTTCATATTTCAGCATGTTGCTCTCTTCCCGAGAGATCTTTGGCCTAAAGCCATTGGTGTTAATGGCGTCTTAACGATTGAGGGGCAGAAGATGTCTAAGTCTAAGGGGAACTTTCTAACCCTCAGGAGTGTTGTCGATAAATTTGGGGCTGATGTTGTCAGGTTAACCCTTGCTCTGGGAGCCGAGGATATGGATGATCCAGACTGGCGTGAAGAGAACGCTAGAAGCATTGATGCGCGGTTAAGGTCTCTTTACGCATTCATAAACCAAGTTGCAAGCTTATCCGGTGAGGATAAAATTATGAGTATTGATAGGTGGTTGCTCTCGATATTACAGAGCAGAATAAAAGCTGTAACCGACGCTATAGAAATTCTGAAAACTAGAACGGCTGCTGAGATAGCCTTATATGAGGTTTGGAATGATATACGCTGGTACCTTAGACGTAGAGGTAGCCCTAATCCAATGATTCTTAAGGAAGCCGCAAACATATGGATTAGGCTTCTAGCACCATTTGCACCATTCCTATGTGAGGAACTGTGGAGTATTATGGGAAATAATGGCTTTGTATCCACGGCAGAATGGCCCATATATGATGAAGCGAAGAGCGATGTTAAAGCTGAGGAGATTGAGACTTTAATTAAAAATCTCATTAATGATACGCTAAATATCTTGAGGGTTACTGGGATATCCCCAAAGAGAATCCATTATTATGTTGCAGCTAAATGGAAATGGAAGGCTTACATAAAGCTCCTAGAGGTAGCTGTTTCAAAGAAGATTGATATGAGGGAAGCGATGAGAGTGCTTATGAGCGACCCTGAACTGAAGGATATGGCTAA